Proteins from a single region of Halorubrum sp. 2020YC2:
- a CDS encoding UPF0175 family protein, whose translation MSSIDLPAGVLDAIAAPPADREPIVRQELAVSLYREEYLSFGKARELAGLSKAEFHRLLGEREVERHYTADDLALDVEYARE comes from the coding sequence ATGAGTAGTATCGATCTGCCCGCCGGGGTGCTGGACGCGATCGCGGCACCGCCGGCGGACCGCGAGCCCATCGTCCGGCAGGAGCTCGCCGTGTCGCTGTATCGAGAGGAGTACCTCTCTTTCGGGAAGGCACGAGAGCTGGCCGGCCTCTCGAAGGCTGAGTTCCATCGGCTGCTCGGCGAGCGCGAGGTCGAGCGTCACTACACCGCGGATGATCTCGCGCTCGACGTCGAGTACGCCCGTGAATGA
- a CDS encoding orc1/cdc6 family replication initiation protein, with protein MAGPFSDIERSIFAAKEVLSEDYQPDQILERDDEIDEYRHALEDVLFGRTPQNVMLYGRAGLGKTAVTTYMTEALRDEVAERPAADELFVHELNCNGKTVYSVVRTLVNELLPEAASDFPKRGLSTADAFEELYAQLDRRGGTHLAVFDEIDHLGDADTLLYELPRARSIGHIEDSKVGVIGISNNYTFRQDLSPKVKDTLMEAEISFSPYDASELRAILADRADRAFVDGVCDDSAVARAAAIAAKDGGNARQAIDLLRVGGEVAKKRGDDSVDDSHIVEAQDLVQRGRLRNRIRDQTQHARFLLETLAYLEDRGETPARSKTIKTRYERVADSHAVDPLTTLKSIQNHLSDLHMLGFLHRTDRNQGESGGRYYEYGLDLDSDIVLDIRGEIETERDR; from the coding sequence ATGGCCGGACCGTTCAGCGACATCGAGCGTTCGATCTTCGCCGCCAAGGAAGTTCTCTCTGAGGACTACCAGCCCGATCAGATACTCGAACGCGACGACGAGATCGACGAGTATCGCCACGCGCTCGAAGACGTTCTCTTCGGCCGGACCCCACAGAACGTCATGTTGTACGGGCGGGCCGGACTCGGGAAGACCGCTGTGACGACTTACATGACGGAGGCGCTACGAGACGAAGTTGCGGAGCGTCCCGCCGCGGACGAACTGTTCGTCCACGAGTTGAACTGCAACGGGAAGACGGTGTACTCGGTCGTCCGAACGCTGGTCAACGAACTGCTTCCGGAGGCGGCCAGCGACTTCCCAAAACGAGGGCTCAGTACCGCTGACGCGTTCGAGGAACTGTACGCGCAACTCGACCGGCGGGGTGGGACGCATCTCGCCGTGTTCGACGAGATCGACCACCTCGGCGACGCCGACACGCTCCTGTATGAACTCCCTCGGGCGCGCTCGATCGGTCACATCGAAGACTCGAAGGTCGGTGTCATCGGTATCAGTAACAACTACACCTTTCGTCAGGACCTCTCCCCGAAAGTCAAGGACACGCTGATGGAGGCCGAGATTTCATTCAGCCCCTACGACGCCAGCGAACTTCGGGCGATACTCGCAGACCGCGCCGACCGCGCGTTCGTCGACGGCGTCTGTGACGACTCGGCCGTCGCGAGGGCGGCCGCGATCGCAGCGAAAGACGGGGGGAACGCTCGCCAGGCGATCGACCTCCTCCGGGTCGGCGGCGAGGTGGCGAAGAAGCGTGGCGACGACAGCGTCGACGATTCACACATCGTCGAGGCTCAAGACCTCGTCCAGCGCGGTCGGCTCCGCAATCGAATTCGAGACCAAACCCAACACGCCCGGTTCCTGCTCGAAACGCTCGCGTACCTCGAAGACCGAGGAGAAACGCCCGCGCGTTCGAAGACGATCAAAACCCGGTACGAGCGCGTGGCGGACTCACACGCGGTGGACCCGCTCACGACGCTGAAAAGCATTCAGAACCACCTCTCGGACCTCCACATGCTCGGATTCCTCCATCGAACCGACCGAAATCAGGGCGAGAGCGGCGGCCGTTATTACGAGTACGGTCTCGACCTCGACTCCGATATCGTCCTCGACATCAGAGGTGAGATCGAGACCGAACGGGACCGGTGA
- a CDS encoding PIN domain-containing protein: MSVFVDTGVFYAHHDTDASRHAVGTDALNEVLSSAEYGHVMTSDYVYDETVTLTQMRTGDVDAGLEVGRRIRGAGYPSAIELLHSSPSLFDRAVSVHQTYADHDLSFTDAMTVAMVEYHGIDGVLSFDDDFDGIVSRLVPETLTFTGDET; encoded by the coding sequence ATGAGCGTCTTCGTCGATACCGGCGTGTTCTACGCTCATCACGACACCGACGCCAGCCGACACGCGGTCGGTACCGACGCGCTGAATGAGGTTCTTTCGTCGGCGGAATACGGTCACGTGATGACGAGCGACTACGTCTACGACGAAACGGTCACCCTCACACAGATGCGGACGGGGGACGTCGACGCCGGTCTCGAAGTGGGACGGCGCATTCGCGGCGCGGGATACCCGTCGGCCATCGAACTGCTCCACTCGTCTCCGTCGCTCTTCGATCGCGCCGTGTCCGTCCACCAGACGTACGCCGACCACGATCTCAGTTTCACCGACGCGATGACCGTCGCGATGGTCGAATACCACGGGATAGATGGCGTGTTGAGCTTCGACGACGACTTCGACGGAATCGTCTCCCGACTCGTTCCGGAGACGCTCACGTTCACTGGAGACGAAACGTAG
- a CDS encoding nucleotidyltransferase domain-containing protein, with protein sequence MAAIRRYLAETDVRFAILFGSRVRGDVHESSDVDVTLRFPDNLSPTERFRRRNRIDADLQGHADAFVDVSDIEGLPLPIARVALRDGIRLVGDDRDVDASRERAEAEYEETATERERDRREFVDRIATGNV encoded by the coding sequence GTGGCGGCGATTCGGCGGTATCTCGCGGAGACGGACGTCCGCTTCGCGATTCTGTTCGGCTCGCGAGTCCGCGGCGACGTCCACGAGTCGTCCGACGTCGACGTCACTCTCCGGTTCCCGGACAACCTGTCTCCCACGGAGCGGTTCCGTCGCCGGAACCGGATCGACGCGGACCTCCAGGGCCACGCGGACGCCTTCGTCGACGTGAGCGACATCGAGGGGCTTCCGCTCCCGATCGCGCGCGTCGCCCTCCGGGACGGGATTCGGCTGGTCGGAGACGACCGGGACGTCGACGCCTCTCGCGAACGGGCCGAGGCCGAGTACGAGGAGACCGCCACCGAGCGGGAGCGGGACCGTCGGGAGTTCGTCGATCGGATCGCGACGGGAAACGTATAG